A single genomic interval of Daucus carota subsp. sativus chromosome 1, DH1 v3.0, whole genome shotgun sequence harbors:
- the LOC108196759 gene encoding putative proline-rich receptor-like protein kinase PERK6 has protein sequence MSSGSSSSAPPSKKGSSSSSSPSPPKGSNNNGNKKSPSTPSSSNRNSYSPSASSRSNSPSGKSNAKALAHKSKSSGDNDTAKKAIMGGVIGGAALLLLFTIACICCCCRKKKKRKADYYGDNFNRNQSNGYYNSGPPPANWTNPQSSEYHLKMPQSGAVSSEYGWRGPPPPPPMGHSSDMSSAAYSGPMQPPMRPPHPAVALGFNQSTFTYDDLAAATNGFSQSNMIGQGGFGYVHKGVLPNGKEVAVKSLKANSGQGENEFQAEVEIISRVHHRHLVSLVGYCIAGSQRMLVYEFIANNTLEHHLHGKGVPVMDWASRIRVALGSAKGFAYLHEDCHPRIIHRDIKTANILLDEHYEAKVADFGLAKLSNENNTHVSTRIMGTFGYLAPEYASSGKLTDKSDVYSYGVMLLELISGKRPVLMDDDENDTLIDWARPILLRAVEGGDYEELVDPRLEDNYDADEMLRMVACAAACIRHSARRRPKMSQIVRALEGDVSLEDLHEGVKTGHGPLTGYSSSEYDGYSVDMKKFKKAGGSSQEYTSSEIGDTGEYGHSSGNPSQEMRPNRSQMNTP, from the exons ATGTCTTCAGGTTCTAGCTCGTCGGCTCCACCATCGAAAAAGGGctcttcatcatcatcgtcGCCTTCACCGCCAAAAGGAAGTAACAACAACGGGAATAAAAAGTCCCCATCAACACCTTCATCCTCCAACAGAAATTCAtacagtccatcagcttcatcACGTTCAAATTCACCTTCAGGAAAATCCAATGCGAAAGCACTTGCACACAAGTCCAAATCATCTGGTGACAATGACACTGCAAAAAAAGCCATCATGGGAGGAGTTATTGGAGGAGCAGCATTGTTGCTCCTATTTACCATAGCATGCATTTGTTGTTGCTgtagaaagaagaagaagagaaaggcTGATTACTACGGAGACAATTTCAATAGAAACCAAA GTAATGGCTACTACAACAGTGGTCCACCACCTGCAAACTGGACGAATCCTCAATCTTCTGAATATCATCTTAAAATGCCTCAGAGTGGTGCAGTTAGTTCTGAATATGGCTGGAGAggtcctcctcctccaccacctATGGGACACAGTAGTGATATGAGCTCAGCTGCTTACTCTGGTCCAATGCAGCCTCCCATGCGACCTCCCCACCCAGCAGTAGCCCTGGGATTCAACCAGAGCACATTTACATATGATGACCTAGCAGCTGCCACTAATGGATTTTCCCAGTCTAATATGATTGGACAGGGTGGTTTTGGTTATGTTCACAAAGGAGTATTACCAAATGGCAAGGAAGTTGCTGTAAAAAGTCTCAAAGCTAATAGTGGCCAAGGGGAAAATGAATTTCAAGCTGAGGTAGAAATTATTAGCCGTGTTCATCACAGGCACCTTGTCTCTTTGGTTGGCTATTGTATTGCAGGATCTCAGAGGATGTTGGTTTATGAATTTATTGCAAACAATACCCTTGAGCACCACCTTCATG GGAAAGGCGTTCCGGTCATGGATTGGGCTTCAAGAATCCGAGTCGCTCTTGGATCAGCCAAAGGGTTTGCATATCTTCACGAAGATT GTCATCCTCGCATTATCCACAGGGACATCAAAACTGCAAATATCCTACTTGATGAACATTATGAAGCCAAG GTAGCAGATTTTGGATTGGCCAAGCTTTCGAATGAAAACAATACACATGTCTCCACGCGTATCATGGGAACATTTGG ATACTTGGCACCTGAATATGCATCAAGTGGCAAGCTCACCGACAAATCTGATGTCTATTCTTATGGTGTTATGCTCCTTGAACTGATAAGTGGAAAGCGCCCTGTCTTAATGGATGATGACGAAAATGATACCTTGATTGACTGG GCTAGGCCTATTCTACTGCGTGCAGTAGAAGGCGGGGATTATGAGGAGCTGGTGGATCCTCGCTTGGAGGACAACTACGACGCTGATGAGATGCTACGCATGGTGGCGTGTGCTGCTGCATGCATCAGGCATTCTGCTAGAAGACGTCCAAAAATGAGCCAG ATCGTTCGTGCACTGGAAGGCGATGTCTCGCTGGAGGATCTGCATGAAGGAGTGAAAACAGGGCATGGTCCCCTGACTGGTTATTCAAGCTCTGAGTACGACGGATACAGTGTTGATATGAAGAAATTCAAGAAGGCAGGAGGGTCGAGTCAGGAATACACTAGCAGCGAGATCGGTGACACTGGTGAGTATGGCCATTCAAGTGGCAACCCGTCGCAAGAAATGCGTCCAAACCGGAGCCAGATGAATACCCCTTGA
- the LOC108204071 gene encoding coatomer subunit gamma-2 — protein sequence MAQMVKKDDDRDEEADYSPFVGIEKGAVLQEARVFNDPQLDPRRCSQVITKLLYLLNQGESFTKFEATDVFFAVTKLFQSKDIGLRRMVYLMIKELSPCADEVIIVTSCLMKDMNSKSDMYRANAIRVLCRIIDGTLLTQIERYLKQAIVDKNPVVASAALVSGIHLLQTNPDIVKRWSNEVQEAVQSRAALVQFHALALLHKIRQNDRLAVSKLVTSLTRGTVRSPLAQCLLIRYTSQVIRESSTSNQTGDRPFYDYLEGCLRHKAEMVIFEAARAITELNGVSSRELTPAITVLQLFLSSSKPVLRFAAVRTLNKVAMTRPLAVTNCNIDMESLIADQNRSIATLAITTLLKTGNESSVDRLMKQITNFMSDIADEFKIVVVEAIRSLCLKFPLKYRSLMNFLSNILREEGGFEYKKAIVDSIVILIRDIPDAKESGLLHLCEFIEDCEFTYLSTQILHFLGNEGPKTSDPSKYIRYIYNRVILENATVRASAVCTLAKFGAMVDSLKPRIFVLLRRCLYDSDDEVRDRATLYLNTLGGDGAVVETDKDVKEFLFGSLDIPLVNLETSLKNYEPSEEPFDVKSVPKEVKSKPIAEPTGLRAPPAAAPAPTVDTYERLLSSIPEFSSFGKPFKSSAPVELTEAETEYAVNVVKHIFDGHVVFQYNCTNTIPEQLLENVSVIVDASEAEEFSEVAVTPIKSLPYGSPGQTFVAFEKPGGVTAVGKFLNVLRFIVKEVDPSSGEAEDVGVEDEYQLEDLEVVAADYILKVGVSNFRNAWESMDPDTERVDEYGLGSRESLAEAVGVVINLLGLQPCEGTEVVPNNARSHTCLLSGVYIGNMKVLVRLSFGIDSRKEVAMKLAVRSDDISVSDAIHDIVASG from the exons ATGGCTCAAATGGTGAAGAAAGACGACGATCGCGACGAGGAAG CTGACTACTCGCCGTTCGTCGGAATTGAGAAGGGAGCAGTTCTTCAAGAAGCTAGAGTCTTTAATGACCCTCAGCTTGATCCAAGGAGATGTTCTCAA GTTATTACGAAACTTCTCTATCTGCTCAATCAGGGGGAGTCATTCACAAAG TTTGAAGCAACGGATGTTTTCTTTGCTGTCACTAAACTATTCCAATCGAAAGATATTGGATTACGGAGAATGGTGTATTTGATGATAAAGGAGCTCTCTCCCTGTGCAGACGAG GTTATTATAGTTACAAGCTGTCTGATGAAGGACATGAACAGCAAGAGTGATATGTATAGAGCAAATGCTATCCGTGTTCTCTGTCGGATCATAGATGGTACTCTTCTGACACAGATAGAGAGATACTTGAAACAAGCTATTGTGGACAAAAATCCAGTAGTTGCAAGTGCGGCCCTTGTTAGTGGAATTCATTTGCTGCAG ACGAACCCAGATATTGTGAAAAGGTGGAGTAATGAGGTACAGGAAGCTGTTCAATCAAGGGCTGCGCTTGTACAGTTTCATGCACTCGCTTTGCTCCACAAG ATCAGGCAAAATGATCGATTGGCCGTTAGTAAGCTAGTTACAAGCCTGACAAGGGGAACTGTACGCTCACCTTTGGCCCAATGCCTACTGATTCGCTATACTAGTCAG GTCATCAGAGAATCAAGTACTAGCAACCAAACTGGAGATCGACCATTTTATGATTATCTTGAAGGTTGTCTTCGTCACAAAGCAGAAATGGTTATTTTCGAAGCTGCTAGGGCTATAACAGAGTTGAATGGTGTGAGTAGTCGGGAATTGACTCCTGCAATTACTGTTCTACAACTCTTCCTAAGCTCTTCTAAGCCCGTACTGCGATTTGCTGCTGTCCGTACTTTAAACAAG GTGGCTATGACCCGTCCACTTGCTGTAACAAACTGTAATATAGATATGGAAAGCCTGATTGCTGACCAGAATAGAAGCATTGCTACACTTGCCATCACCACACTGCTAAAAACAGGCAATGAATCAAGTGTTGATCGTTTGATGAAACAAATAACCAACTTCATGTCTGATATTGCTGACGAGTTCAAGATAGTTGTGGTGGAAGCTATTAGATCTCTTTGCTTAAAGTTCCCTCTTAAATACAGATCTTT GATGAATTTCTTAAGCAATATACTGAGAGAAGAAGGTGGATTTGAATACAAAAAAGCAATTGTCGACTCTATTGTGATCCTCATAAGAGACATTCCTGATGCTAAAGAAAGTGGGTTGCTTCACCTGTGTGAATTTATTGAGGATTGTgaatttacatatttatctACTCAG ATTCTACACTTCCTTGGAAATGAGGGCCCAAAAACCTCTGACCCTAGCAAATACATAAGGTATATCTACAACCGAGTCATTCTTGAAAATGCAACTGTTCGGGCCAGTGCTGTTTGCACATTGGCTAAATTTGGTGCTATGGTTGACTCTTTGAAG CCACGCATCTTTGTTTTGTTGAGACGCTGTCTCTATGACAGCGATGATGAG GTTCGTGATAGAGCCACACTATATCTTAACACACTTGGAGGTGATGGTGCGGTTGTTGAAACTGATAAAGATGTGAAGGAATTTCTCTTTGGGTCACTTGATATCCCGCTGGTTAACTTGGAAACAAGTTTGAAGAACTAT GAACCTTCTGAAGAACCTTTTGATGTCAAATCTGTACCCAAGGAGGTTAAATCTAAGCCAATTGCGGAGCCCACTGGTCTGCGTGCTCCTCCTGCTGCTGCTCCTGCACCCACAGTTGACACTTATGAAAGGCTGTTATCCTCTATCCCAGAATTCTCTAGCTTCGGAAagccttttaag TCCTCAGCACCAGTGGAGCTGACAGAAGCGGAAACGGAATATGCAGTTAATGTAGTAAAGCACATCTTTGATGGGCATGTTGTGTTCCAATACAATTGCACAAATACAATCCCTGAGCAATTGCTGGAAAAT GTTTCAGTTATTGTGGATGCTTCAGAAGCGGAAGAATTTTCAGAAGTGGCAGTGACCCCTATAAAATCCCTTCCATATGGTTCACCAGGACAGACATTTGTGGCTTTTGAAAAACCCGGAGGTGTTACTGCTGTTGGGAAATTTTTAAATGTCTTGAGATTTATCGTGAAAGAG GTTGACCCTTCTTCTGGTGAAGCCGAGGATGTTGGTGTAGAAGATGAGTACCAGTTGGAAGACCTTGAAGTTGTTGCAGCAGATTACATACTAAAAGTGGGAGTTTCAAATTTTAGAAATGCCTGGGAAAGCATGGACCCAGATACCGAGCGAGTAGACGAATATGGTCTTGGTTCCAGAGAAAGCTTGGCAGAAGCTGTTGGTGTCGTAATTAACCTTCTTGGTCTACAGCCTTGTGAG GGTACTGAAGTTGTCCCAAACAATGCTAGATCACATACATGTTTGTTATCTGGAGTCTATATTGGCAACATGAAGGTACTAGTTAGGTTGTCATTTGGAATTGATAGCCGCAAAGAGGTGGCAATGAAGCTTGCTGTTAGATCTGATGATATATCTGTCAGTGATGCTATTCATGATATAGTAGCAAGCGGTTAG